A genome region from Penaeus monodon isolate SGIC_2016 chromosome 14, NSTDA_Pmon_1, whole genome shotgun sequence includes the following:
- the LOC119580830 gene encoding dnaJ homolog subfamily C member 2-like — MTVRRTPTGDRNVRMDAFLQSREVKDLRKEFQTWQKGVSEAILKERCAREEAAALARELQRSRTQLQEAEKCIAVYNKKLQDLVHNYAALAPVIGKKNQLAKEVTSLHDKLQQIEKEHSEEVEKLKVQKEEAAQEGREVAEALRVEAAEKAKEVAEKHQAALKELDDLLQKEKLDKKAEAEQHSTAFEEMRRKHHQEMESLRGRLQLLQQNMSSRATSNMNLFANKLQATRAEFEDQISERDSRIAKLEEELASARESLRHQQLLSVMRGVVTTSAATPTSSPKRRPESRRAQPANPKESDGDFNADDENDPGASSSPSAAPLLQEGGDPPRGPASVAGVSRQDKKRKLYSGESLLQEPSM, encoded by the exons GGCGTGAGCGAGGCGATCCTGAAGGAGAGGTGCGCCCGCGAGGAGGCCGCTGCTCTGGCGAGGGAACTGCAGCGCTCGAGGACGCAGCTGCAGGAGGCCGAGAAATGCATCGCCGTCTACAACAAGAAGCTGCAGGACCTCGTGCACAACTACGCTGCTCTGGCGCCGGTCATTG GAAAGAAGAATCAATTGGCAAAGGAAGTGACTAGTCTGCACGACAAGCTCCAACAAATAGAAAAG GAGCACAGCGAGGAGGTCGAGAAACTGAAGGTCCAGAAGGAGGAGGCGGCGCAGGAGGGACGGGAGGTGGCGGAGGCCTTACGCGTCGAGGCTGCCGAGAAAG CCAAGGAAGTGGCAGAGAAACACCAAGCCGCCCTCAAGGAATTGGATGACCTCCTGCAGAAGGAGAAACTGGACAAGAAGGCAGAGGCTGAGCAGCACTCGACAGCCTTTGAGGAAATGAGGCGCAAG CACCACCAAGAAATGGAGAGCCTGAGAGGCCGTCTGCAACTCCTGCAACAGAACATGTCGTCCCGAGCCACCAGCAACATGAACCTCTTTGCTAAC AAGCTGCAGGCCACCAGAGCGGAATTCGAAGACCAAATTTCGGAGCGCGACTCTCGAATCGCCAAGTTGGAGGAGGAGCTCGCCAGCGCCAGAGAGTCCCTTCGCCACCAGCAGCTCCTAAGTGTGATGAGGGGCGTGGTCACAACCTCAGCTGCCACGCCCACTTCCTCACCGAAACGCCGGCCGGAGTCCCGTCGAGCACAGCCTGCTAACC CAAAGGAAAGCGACGGAGACTTCAACGCTGACGATGAAAATGATCCTGGGGCCTCGTCCTCCCCCAGCGCAGCCCCCTTGCTACAGGAGGGAGGCGATCCCCCCCGAGGACCTGCTTCCGTGGCGGGGGTTTCGAGGCAGGACAAGAAGAGGAAACTTTATTCAGGGGAGTCTCTGCTACAGGAGCCGAGTATGTGA